TTCGCGAATCTTCCGAAGAAGCAATTCCGATTCAACGGGTTTGGTCATAACAAAACAATTCGGGATATCGGAAATATCCTGATTGGTTTTGATGTAACTGTTTCCTGTTGTAAAAACAATGGGACCATTCCATGATTTTCGCAATAAGCGCGCAAAACCGATTCCGTCTGCTCCACCCTTAAGCTGAACATCCAATATAATGGCATCAGGTGTTTCATTTTTCATGATTTCAATGGCATCATCCGGATGAGTGACGGTGGCAATAACCTGCACGCCTGATTTGGAAAAATGAATGGAATACACTTTTGCGATCAGGAGCTCATCTTCTACAATAAGGACTTTCATAAAGTAGAGAATGAGGTGATTATTATTCCATTAAGTTGTTCGCCGAATAATCGATTATCGCGCAAAAGCCCAATAGCTATAGGTGTTGGCCTGGTTTTCATATTCTGAATATATTAAAAAAATTGAAAATTTCCAAAATTGGGAAAGAGGAATTCGCGATAAATTATTTAGTCGGCTAACTATCAATGGTTTTCTAATGCGATGAATCTCTTATATTTGCAAAAAAAATTAAACCATGAGTCTTTTAATTGTAGGAACTGTTGCCTTTGACGCCATTGAAACGCCTTTCGGAAAAACAGATAAAATTGTTGGCGGAGCGGCTACTTATATTTCTCTTGCTGCTTCATATTTCAACAAAAAAAATCAATTGATAAGTGTTGTTGGCGACGACTACGATATGGGAATGCTGGATAAATTAAAATCAAAAGGCATCGACATTGAGGGACTGCAAATTAAAAAAGGCGAAAAATCTTTTTTCTGGGCCGGTAAATACCATTACGATTTAAACTCGCGTGATACTCTCGATACGCAATTAAATGTGCTCGCCACTTTTGATCCTGTAGTTCCGGAAGCTTATAAGAACGCAGAATTTCTGATGCTTGGAAATCTTGATCCGAAAGTCCAAATGCGCGTGATAGAGCAATTACCTCAGCGTCCGAAACTGGTGGTGCTCGACACCATGAATTTCTGGATGGACATTGCAATGGATGCACTGCGTGAGGTGATGAAAAAAGTAGATGTAATTACCATTAACGACGAAGAAGCGCGCCAACTTTCCGGTGAATATTCATTGGTAAAAGCTGCACGTAAAATTCTTACGATGGGTCCGCGCTATGTGGTAATTAAAAAAGGTGAACACGGAGCCTTGTTGTTCGATAAGGAACACATGTTCTTTGCTCCTGCTTTACCATTAGAAGAAGTTATGGATCCAACCGGAGCGGGTGATACATTTGCTGGTGGATTTATCGGATTTATTGCACACACGAAAGATATTTCATTCGAAAACATGAAACGTGCGATTATCATCGGATCATCGCTGGCTTCCTTTACCGTTGAGAAATTCGGAACGGAACGTATTGCCGATTTAAAAGAAGAAGAAATCGATGCCCGTATTCAAAGCTTTGTTGAATTGGTCGATTTCAATATTGAGTTTGTTGAGTGATTCTTCTTTAATCTATCACTTAAAACTGAAGAACACTGCGATTACAATCCGATTACAGTAACTGTTAATGTCCCCTGTAATTGCGGAGCGCTTCCTGAACTTACATTGGCAGTAGAAGCTCCGGTACCGGTTGGATAAACCGCTTTCACCTGAAAGGTGTGTGCACCCGCAGATAAGGTGAGGACTCTATCCATGGACCAGTTCTCAATCACCTGTGCAAGTCCTGTAGTATTCGCTGCAACGATTCTGCGTTCGGTTTGAATGGTTCCATTCACTGCGATTCCAACATCAACAATTGAATACGCATTACCTGTTGCTGTACATTGAATTCCTCCATCGGTATGCACAATCACTTTTGCATTTGCAGGAATAGTGATGTTAAGCGATAAGCCCGGAATGAGGGTATACGTTGTTACTCCACTTGTAACGGAAAGTTGTCCTGTTCCTGTAGCCTGATATGCATTCTGACCCAAACTACTCACGCTCGCCGCCGATTGTGCGTGCAGTGCATAAGGAACCGATAACAATTGAGTGGTTCCCATTAACTGATACGCTGTACCACCGCTGGCATCCATTTCTACTTTAATGAAAAAATTATTTCCTGCCCATTGGATGGTAGAAAAGGTTCCGCTAATTACTGTTCCTAATCCGATTTTTAGATTAGCTAATCCAAAATCATTGGTTGTTACATTATGACTTTCGGAATACACGGTTGTTCCCACTACACTGCCTTGTAAAATAGAAATTCTGAAGGACACGTTTTGTTGGCCCAATACATTTCCGCTTAAATCACGCGCCACGGCCTGATAGGAAAATGATTGCGGAGCTTGTGCCTGAGTGAACAAAAACTGAATAGAGAAGGCTAAAACTGCTAATGCTTTTTTCATGGTTTATTGTTTGATCAATGTAAAATGTTGTTTGAATTCATTGTTTCTTATTTCCAATAAATAAATTCCGGAAGGATAGGAATTCATGTCGATTTGAAAACTTGAGGCTATGTTATACCCGGTAGAATAAATCTGTTTTCCATCAATGGTAAATAACTGACATTCCAATAAAGAATACGTTTGTGTTGAACTGAGTTTTACCATTCCGGTTGTTGGATTTGGAAATGCACTCCAGGAAAATTGCTGACTCTGCTCTTCTACCGAATTGGCGTTTAAATCGGACTGATGAAAGCCTTGCGTTAAGATTGCAGATGCGCTGCCCACGGTTTCGATAACCGTTTCGCCGAGGGTCCAGCTGATTTGTGCAGTGGCTGAAGAAAAATGATCCCCTGCCGAAGCAATAACCGTTGGAGTTATACTTTGGGAATAACCTGTTGCAAGGGAAATAAAAAACAGAATTGTAAAAACTTTTCTCATTTGTTTCTCATAATATGAAAGTATCCGGAATAATCCTGATCGCCGGCATGGAGCACAAAATAATAAACTCCGTCGGGGTGACCATCACCTGTCCAGTCATTTTGATAATTATTTTTTTCGTAGAGTGTTTGTCCCCACCGGTTCATAATAACCAATGTATTTCCATTATAGAATTCAAGATACGGAAATACCAGTGCATCATTTATTCCATCACCATTGGGTGAAATAACATTAGGTGGTACAATGGTTAAAGGCAGTACATTGATTAAGCGGCAAAGTGTATCTACACAAGCATTGCTGGTTGCCGTTCCTAAGCAAATGAGATATTCGCCCGGAGTGGTGTAGATGTGTTGCGGATCAGAAAGGCTTTCTGTGGTTCCGTCGCCAAGATTCCAGTAATAACCAAGCAATGTTCCCGGTGTTTGAATCTGGGGATGAAAAGTGGTGTTCTGCGTAATGAAAACAGGATCGGGATCACTGGTAAAATTGATGTTCAAATTTGGTTCAACGGTAACCGGAATAAGAATGGTATCGCTGGTACAACCGTTCATGGTTACAAATGCCGAATAATTACTGGTATGAAGTATAGTATCGGTATTGCTCAGCAAACTGTCTGTAATATTTCCGGTACCTGAAATTCCATTTCCAAACCAATTGATTGTTGCACCGGGCAAGCAGGCGTTTAATGCGAGGTTCACATCTGCGCCGTTGCAAATGGCGAGACTATCCGGTGTAGCGGTGACTTGCGCAACCGGTTTAATGGTAAGTGATAAAGACGGCCAGCCACTCACTGAATTTCCGCAGGCATCAGTCACCGTTGGTGATGGAACCGCCAAGGAAGTTGCCGGATCGCAATAGTTGGGACAATTCGGAAGATCGAGGGTGAGATGTTCAATTTCATTTACGGGACTACAACCTACCGGCACACCCGCAGTTGAAGTTGTTCCACTCCAAGGATGCGAAAACGTAAACGGCGGAACACCATAACGCGCATAAATGGTAGCGGTGGTTTGACAAGTATTGGCACAAAGTGTAGCAGGATTGAGGTACACCTGTGATGTATAACTTTCTACTGTGTTGCCTTCGATATAAGCAGAAAAAGGCCAAAGGGTGGATGGTGTATAGTAGAGATAGGTTGTATTGCAACTGCTACCGTTGGAACTGCGCGACAAATGCATTCGCAGATAGAATGTGTATTGATTACAGGTTTGCGGATAACAACACATCAAAGGACTTTTCATATTAAAATCTTCGAGGTAAGCCGTACCCGGTGTATTTCCCGTTGGGGGTTGAACGGTGAAAATGGTGGACTGATTACAACTGGTGCTAAAATACATGGAACCATCTCCCATCACGGTAGTGGTAAAAGGATCGGCATAATAACTGGAAGTAACACTGAGGTTGTTAACCGTAATTGCTGCAGGAACCGTTATTAAAATACTATCCACATTATAATTGGGCGCGAAACAAGAGGGCATGTAAAAATTCGGATAGGTAGTGGTTGGTCCCACCACCAGCGGATCGATGGTAATGGGAAACTGACGCGCAGGATCGTGCATCCACTGATCGTTGACGATCAATTGAAGCTGAACCCGATTGCCGCGTTGCACAAAACGATATTCCCCAACGGTCCAGTTATTCGCTGCATCATAACAAAACACGGTATTGAGGTGCAAAATTTCTTTACCGGCAGAATTGATCATTTGTAAATGACCCGCCACTCCTTTTGCGCGCTGTTCACTTAATTCTTCCGCTGCAGAAATAACAAAGGGTTCATCCGCTGTATATTCTTCTTCAATAATTAAATCTCCCTGAGGAACGGCGGATGCATTTTTAAAAATGTAATTGTATTTAACTGCGCCCTGACGAAACAAAATAAACTTGTCCACACCATTCACCACATTGTGAAAAATGGCTGTATCGCCATGAACATTGGCAGAACCGGAAGAGAGGGATTGTCCGTTAATTTTTACAGCCGAAGAAAAAACAATTTGTTTTTCATTATAGCGAAACGACAATTCTCCTTTGGTATTGACAAATGCAGGCAGCGGTTGTTCGCTGACAGACCATCCTTCCTTTTCCTGTTTTAATTCGATATTAACGGGGATTAATTTTCCCTCCGGTGAATAATAATTCACCAGCTCTTTCGAAAAATAACTTACGTAAGTACCATCCGCTTTGCGAAAAGCAGAAGAATGTAATCCACGTTCCGAAACGATTTCATTCCATTGCTGTTTTCGCAAGCGATAGGGCAAGGATTCGATGGTTCCTGATTGAACAGGAGAGGAGATTTGAGCAAATAAAGATCCCGAGCAGAATAAGCCCGATAGAATCATAGCAACAAGGCGCTGTTTCATGTTCTTTTGGCAATAGGAGAAGCTATCAATGATACCTAAAAAAAGGGAGAAATCAAAGGAAAGAGGGTTGAAAATTCGGGTCTAATTATCAAGCAGGTAGTGGCCGGGAATGGAGGTAATATTCACCTTAAACAAAATCGGGACGCTGTTGTTTACCCTTTATGAGTTCATCCATCAGCATTTTCTGGCACCGGCGTGATTTAAGAACAGAGGATCTTCGTCCCCTCTCCGAAGCGCTGCAAAAAGAAAAAAACGTACTTCCCTTATTTATTTTCGACACGAATATTCTGAACCGACTGGAGAATAAAAAGGATGCCCGTGTAGAATTCATTCACCGGAAATTAAAGGAAATAAAAACGACCTATCAGGAACACGGCTCAGACCTATTGATAAAAATTGGAGAGCCCTTAAAAATCTGGAAAGAAATCCTGAATGAATACAAGGTGGAAGCAGTATATGCGGGGAGGGATTATGAACCCTATGCATTGGAACGCGACAAAGCAGTTTATGAATTTTTGCAAACAAAAAACATTCGCTTTTACGGCTTCAGAGACCATGTGATTTTTGAAAAGAGTGATATTGTTAAGGACGATGGAAAACCATATACTGTTTTTACTCCTTATTCGAAAAAATGGAAAAGTAAATTGCAGGACAGCGATCTTGCTTTGCAATCCTGCACCCCGCACTTTAAAAAACTATATTCCACTTCTCCCCTATACTTTCCATCCTTAAAGGAATTGGGATTTGAAGAAGCAGGCATTCCTTTTCCTGAGGAAAAATGCAGTGATGAGATCATCAAAAAATATCATGAAACCAGAGATATTCCTTCGCTGCATGGCACTTCACGATTAAGTCTGCATTTGCGGTTCGGTACCATTTCGGTTCGTCAACTTACCCGTGCCGCCTTAAAGTTGAACGAAAAATACCTGAACGAATTAATCTGGCGGGAGTTCTACCAAATGATTCTATATCATTTTCCCCATACGATAGAAAAATCATTTAAACCCGCGTTCGATAATATTCAATGGGAAAATAATGAAGCCCATTTTGAAGCCTGGTGTCAGGGAAAAACCGGATATCCGCTGGTGGATGCGGGTATGCGCGAATTGAATGCAACAGGTTGGATGCACAATCGTACCCGCATGGTGGTGGCATCGTTTCTCACCAAACATTTGCTGATTGACTGGCGTTGGGGCGAAGCCTATTTTAAAGAAAAATTACTGGATTATGAATGTGCCTCCAACATAGGCGGCTGGCAATGGGCATGCGGATCAGGAACCGATGCGGCACCCTATTTCAGAGTGTTTAATCCCACTACACAGCAAGAAAATTTTGATCCTGATAAAATCTATATTAAAAAGTGGATTCCGGAATATGGCACTAAAAAATATCCCGACCCCATAATTGATCACACCTTCGCGCGCGATCGTATTCTAAAACGCTTTAAGTTTGCGCTGGACGAAAAAAAAGCTGTATGAAAACCGGAGATTTAATTCCAGATTTATCCCTCAGCAACGAACAGGGGGAATTGATTTCACTACGAAAATTTATCGGGTTAAAATCGATGGTAGTTTACTTCTATCCGAAAGACGATACCACCGGCTGCACCCGTGAGGCTTGTGCCTTTCGCGATCATTATGAAGATTTCACTGAAGCCGGAGCAGAAGTGATCGGAATTTCTGCCGATGATGAAAAATCGCATCAACACTTTGCAGCAAAAAATAAATTGCCTTTTAATCTACTTAGCGATCCCGATAAAAAAGCCCAACAAGCTTTTGGTGTGAAGCGAGGTTTATTGGGATTGGTTTCAGGAAGGGAAACCTTTGTATTTAACCGGGAGGGGAAACTCATTCACCAATTCAGTTCACTCATTCGCTTTGAACAACACGTGAAAGAGGCGTTGAAAGCGATAAAGGGGGAGTAAAGGGTTAACCCATCTTCACATAAGAAAAAAATTCTCTGCGGGTTTCTTCGTTTAAAAACTGACCATGATAACTGGAGGTAACCGTTGAAGAATTTACATCTTCTATTCCGCGTACAGAAACACACATGTGTTTTGCGTCAATAATCACCGCTACGTCTTCTGTTTTTAACACGCGTTTTAATTCCTCCGCAATCTGAATGGTGAGGCGTTCCTGTACTTGCGGACGCTTAGCAAAGTATTGGACAATGCGGTTAATTTTCGATAATCCGATTACATTTCCATTGCTGATATAAGCCACATGCGCTCTTCCGAAAATGGGGACAAAATGATGCTCGCAAAAGGAATGAAGCGTAATGTCCTTTTCCACCAACATTTCCTTGTAATGGTATTTATTCTCAAATAAAGCAATCTTTGGTTTGTTGGCGGGATTCAATCCACTGAATACTTCCTCCACATACATCTTGGCAACACGATGCGGTGTTCCTTTTAAACTATCGTCGTTTAGGTCGAGACCAAGCGTCTCCATGATCTCGGAAAAGTGATAGGCGATTTTTGAGATTTTTTCAGCATCGGATAATTCAAATGCGTCTTTTCTCATGGGTGTTTCCACACCAGTGAAAAGGTGTTCGTTTCCTTCTTCTTCCCAGATGCGGATTTTATTGTCCGCTATATTCAACACTGTTTCTGTCGGTTTCATGCAATACAATTTTGAGTTGCATAGAACTAACAATGTGTGGACGTAAAATGTTCCAGATAACTACTGCAATATTTTCGGCGGTGGGATTTAAATGCGCAAATTCCGGAACGTCGAGATTTAAATTCTTGTGATCGAAACG
This Flavobacteriales bacterium DNA region includes the following protein-coding sequences:
- a CDS encoding response regulator, with product MKVLIVEDELLIAKVYSIHFSKSGVQVIATVTHPDDAIEIMKNETPDAIILDVQLKGGADGIGFARLLRKSWNGPIVFTTGNSYIKTNQDISDIPNCFVMTKPVESELLLRKIREMMK
- a CDS encoding bifunctional hydroxymethylpyrimidine kinase/phosphomethylpyrimidine kinase is translated as MSLLIVGTVAFDAIETPFGKTDKIVGGAATYISLAASYFNKKNQLISVVGDDYDMGMLDKLKSKGIDIEGLQIKKGEKSFFWAGKYHYDLNSRDTLDTQLNVLATFDPVVPEAYKNAEFLMLGNLDPKVQMRVIEQLPQRPKLVVLDTMNFWMDIAMDALREVMKKVDVITINDEEARQLSGEYSLVKAARKILTMGPRYVVIKKGEHGALLFDKEHMFFAPALPLEEVMDPTGAGDTFAGGFIGFIAHTKDISFENMKRAIIIGSSLASFTVEKFGTERIADLKEEEIDARIQSFVELVDFNIEFVE
- a CDS encoding T9SS type A sorting domain-containing protein, coding for MRKVFTILFFISLATGYSQSITPTVIASAGDHFSSATAQISWTLGETVIETVGSASAILTQGFHQSDLNANSVEEQSQQFSWSAFPNPTTGMVKLSSTQTYSLLECQLFTIDGKQIYSTGYNIASSFQIDMNSYPSGIYLLEIRNNEFKQHFTLIKQ
- a CDS encoding gliding motility-associated C-terminal domain-containing protein; this translates as MKQRLVAMILSGLFCSGSLFAQISSPVQSGTIESLPYRLRKQQWNEIVSERGLHSSAFRKADGTYVSYFSKELVNYYSPEGKLIPVNIELKQEKEGWSVSEQPLPAFVNTKGELSFRYNEKQIVFSSAVKINGQSLSSGSANVHGDTAIFHNVVNGVDKFILFRQGAVKYNYIFKNASAVPQGDLIIEEEYTADEPFVISAAEELSEQRAKGVAGHLQMINSAGKEILHLNTVFCYDAANNWTVGEYRFVQRGNRVQLQLIVNDQWMHDPARQFPITIDPLVVGPTTTYPNFYMPSCFAPNYNVDSILITVPAAITVNNLSVTSSYYADPFTTTVMGDGSMYFSTSCNQSTIFTVQPPTGNTPGTAYLEDFNMKSPLMCCYPQTCNQYTFYLRMHLSRSSNGSSCNTTYLYYTPSTLWPFSAYIEGNTVESYTSQVYLNPATLCANTCQTTATIYARYGVPPFTFSHPWSGTTSTAGVPVGCSPVNEIEHLTLDLPNCPNYCDPATSLAVPSPTVTDACGNSVSGWPSLSLTIKPVAQVTATPDSLAICNGADVNLALNACLPGATINWFGNGISGTGNITDSLLSNTDTILHTSNYSAFVTMNGCTSDTILIPVTVEPNLNINFTSDPDPVFITQNTTFHPQIQTPGTLLGYYWNLGDGTTESLSDPQHIYTTPGEYLICLGTATSNACVDTLCRLINVLPLTIVPPNVISPNGDGINDALVFPYLEFYNGNTLVIMNRWGQTLYEKNNYQNDWTGDGHPDGVYYFVLHAGDQDYSGYFHIMRNK
- a CDS encoding DNA photolyase family protein → MSSSISIFWHRRDLRTEDLRPLSEALQKEKNVLPLFIFDTNILNRLENKKDARVEFIHRKLKEIKTTYQEHGSDLLIKIGEPLKIWKEILNEYKVEAVYAGRDYEPYALERDKAVYEFLQTKNIRFYGFRDHVIFEKSDIVKDDGKPYTVFTPYSKKWKSKLQDSDLALQSCTPHFKKLYSTSPLYFPSLKELGFEEAGIPFPEEKCSDEIIKKYHETRDIPSLHGTSRLSLHLRFGTISVRQLTRAALKLNEKYLNELIWREFYQMILYHFPHTIEKSFKPAFDNIQWENNEAHFEAWCQGKTGYPLVDAGMRELNATGWMHNRTRMVVASFLTKHLLIDWRWGEAYFKEKLLDYECASNIGGWQWACGSGTDAAPYFRVFNPTTQQENFDPDKIYIKKWIPEYGTKKYPDPIIDHTFARDRILKRFKFALDEKKAV
- a CDS encoding peroxiredoxin; translation: MKTGDLIPDLSLSNEQGELISLRKFIGLKSMVVYFYPKDDTTGCTREACAFRDHYEDFTEAGAEVIGISADDEKSHQHFAAKNKLPFNLLSDPDKKAQQAFGVKRGLLGLVSGRETFVFNREGKLIHQFSSLIRFEQHVKEALKAIKGE
- the folE gene encoding GTP cyclohydrolase I FolE; the protein is MKPTETVLNIADNKIRIWEEEGNEHLFTGVETPMRKDAFELSDAEKISKIAYHFSEIMETLGLDLNDDSLKGTPHRVAKMYVEEVFSGLNPANKPKIALFENKYHYKEMLVEKDITLHSFCEHHFVPIFGRAHVAYISNGNVIGLSKINRIVQYFAKRPQVQERLTIQIAEELKRVLKTEDVAVIIDAKHMCVSVRGIEDVNSSTVTSSYHGQFLNEETRREFFSYVKMG